From a single Lolium rigidum isolate FL_2022 chromosome 7, APGP_CSIRO_Lrig_0.1, whole genome shotgun sequence genomic region:
- the LOC124678758 gene encoding protein LTO1 homolog — protein MDQQPKDDIDIFEPTVTLDQTHYQEGYKNGYDDGLVSGKEDGRQVGLKMGFQIGEELGFYQGCLDVWMSAIRLDQDAFSARVRKNMEQLAALLSIYPLSDPENNQVQDMMEKIRMKFRVIMASLGAKLDYEGRPTSSKEDF, from the coding sequence ATGGATCAACAGCCCAAAGACGATATTGATATTTTTGAACCAACGGTGACCTTAGATCAAACACATTATCAAGAGGGTTATAAAAATGGTTATGATGATGGCTTGGTGTCTGGAAAGGAAGACGGAAGGCAGGTTGGTTTAAAGATGGGTTTCCAGATAGGTGAAGAACTGGGATTCTATCAGGGCTGTTTGGATGTGTGGATGTCAGCAATTCGCCTTGATCAAGATGCATTCTCAGCTCGAGTCAGGAAGAACATGGAACAGCTGGCTGCACTACTGAGCATCTATCCTTTGTCTGATCCAGAGAATAACCAGGTTCAAGACATGATGGAGAAGATCAGGATGAAATTCAGGGTTATCATGGCAAGCTTAGGAGCAAAATTGGACTATGAAGGTCGCCCCACATCTTCTAAGGAAGACTTTTAG